From Zhongshania aliphaticivorans, one genomic window encodes:
- a CDS encoding SDR family NAD(P)-dependent oxidoreductase → MRNVALITGACSGIGLATVDSLLASGATVIACDIMSPSNSLSTLWQANGIHFFQLDVENEAAIRATLTQIADEFASIDTLVNCAGISGWGGVSDIDMAQWQKVLSVNLTGSMLMCKYALPVMLAQGHGNIINVASIFGLEACDNNVAYNVSKGGIIQLTRSIAADYASCGIRCNSVAPGLIETAMTKDIALAPQLHEKFISWHLQGRAGRADEVASVIDFLASSAASFVNGQTIAVDGGFSAGRKFAAHPK, encoded by the coding sequence ATGAGGAACGTAGCTCTTATTACCGGCGCCTGTTCGGGTATCGGCCTAGCCACAGTAGATAGCTTACTCGCCAGCGGTGCCACCGTTATTGCCTGCGATATCATGTCCCCATCGAATTCGCTTTCCACATTATGGCAAGCCAACGGTATACATTTTTTCCAGCTCGACGTGGAAAATGAAGCAGCAATACGTGCCACGCTTACCCAAATTGCCGATGAGTTCGCCAGCATCGACACCCTTGTCAACTGCGCAGGAATCAGCGGTTGGGGCGGCGTAAGCGATATTGATATGGCGCAATGGCAAAAGGTATTAAGCGTTAACCTGACCGGCAGCATGCTGATGTGTAAATACGCACTACCGGTCATGCTCGCCCAAGGCCACGGCAATATCATTAATGTAGCGAGTATTTTTGGTCTAGAGGCCTGCGACAATAATGTTGCCTATAATGTATCCAAGGGCGGCATCATTCAATTAACTCGCAGTATTGCAGCGGACTATGCCAGCTGCGGTATCCGCTGCAACAGCGTGGCGCCTGGCTTGATTGAAACCGCCATGACCAAAGATATCGCCCTAGCCCCGCAACTCCATGAAAAATTTATTAGCTGGCATCTGCAAGGCCGCGCTGGCCGCGCCGACGAAGTAGCCAGTGTGATCGACTTTCTTGCATCTAGTGCAGCATCATTTGTAAACGGTCAAACCATCGCGGTTGACGGCGGATTTAGCGCTGGTCGCAAATTTGCAGCCCATCCCAAATAA
- a CDS encoding flavin-containing monooxygenase has translation MTKNSCNTQRRYVIVGAGMAGILAAIKLREAGKDNIRVYEKADRIGGTWRENTYPGLTCDVPSHSYTYSFEPNSEWTRHLPPGDEVQAYFESVVKKYQLEEIISFNEEITDCQFNNEQWQISTSKGNTDYADFVIAATGVLHHPRIPAIKGMEKFKGKLFHSARWDHSAVLDNQRIAVVGTGSTGVQIVTALADRAANLCHYQRTPQWIMPVVNAEFSEAEKALFRNNTAALKRIQNDPELEVNIERFSVAITEPDSAAMHEIENIVRQNLESSVSDPELRERLRPDYRAACKRLIYSETFYQAVQKSNVDILTEGVEVIEEDGIRSLDGTLREFDIIVLATGFHADRFMRPMQITGENGITLEQAWAERPTAYMSVSIPGFPNLFMLNGPNGPVGNFSLIEIAEQQWHYISQLMAPVENGEYRKISATQTALDNFDKARIAAAKKSIFGSGCQSWYLDSQGVPATWPWTRAQFKAAMHKPDFSAFHMI, from the coding sequence ATGACCAAAAATAGCTGCAACACACAGCGTCGTTACGTAATCGTCGGCGCCGGCATGGCTGGCATTTTAGCAGCCATAAAATTACGCGAAGCAGGCAAAGATAATATTCGCGTGTACGAGAAGGCAGATCGCATCGGCGGCACGTGGCGCGAAAACACCTACCCAGGCCTGACCTGTGACGTACCCTCACACTCATATACCTACTCCTTTGAACCCAATTCGGAGTGGACTCGGCATTTACCACCAGGGGATGAGGTTCAAGCTTACTTTGAATCTGTAGTCAAAAAATATCAGCTTGAAGAAATTATATCTTTTAATGAAGAAATCACCGACTGCCAATTTAACAACGAGCAGTGGCAGATTTCTACCTCAAAAGGCAATACCGACTACGCCGATTTCGTCATTGCCGCTACGGGTGTACTACATCACCCACGCATCCCGGCCATAAAAGGAATGGAGAAATTCAAAGGAAAGTTATTTCACAGTGCACGCTGGGATCATTCTGCTGTACTAGATAATCAACGTATTGCTGTGGTTGGCACTGGCTCTACTGGTGTTCAGATCGTAACGGCACTCGCCGATCGAGCAGCCAATTTATGCCACTATCAACGCACTCCGCAATGGATAATGCCCGTAGTTAATGCCGAATTTAGCGAGGCAGAGAAGGCGCTTTTTCGGAATAATACCGCAGCGCTCAAACGCATTCAGAACGACCCAGAATTAGAAGTTAATATCGAGCGCTTTTCAGTCGCGATCACCGAACCCGATTCTGCAGCAATGCATGAAATAGAGAATATTGTTAGACAAAACTTAGAATCATCCGTAAGCGACCCCGAGCTCAGAGAACGTCTTCGGCCTGATTATCGCGCGGCCTGCAAGCGACTCATTTACTCCGAAACATTCTACCAAGCTGTACAAAAGTCCAATGTCGACATACTAACCGAAGGCGTGGAGGTCATCGAAGAGGACGGCATTCGCAGCCTCGACGGCACCCTAAGAGAATTCGATATTATCGTGCTTGCTACTGGTTTCCACGCCGACCGCTTTATGAGACCAATGCAAATTACCGGCGAAAACGGCATTACACTTGAACAAGCCTGGGCAGAGCGCCCAACGGCTTATATGTCGGTATCTATTCCTGGCTTCCCCAATCTATTTATGCTCAACGGCCCCAATGGCCCCGTTGGCAACTTCTCCCTCATTGAGATCGCCGAACAGCAATGGCATTACATTAGCCAACTGATGGCACCGGTGGAAAATGGTGAATATCGGAAAATTAGCGCCACCCAGACAGCCCTAGATAATTTCGACAAAGCACGGATCGCGGCCGCCAAAAAATCGATTTTTGGCTCTGGCTGCCAGAGTTGGTATTTGGATTCTCAAGGTGTACCCGCTACGTGGCCGTGGACCCGTGCGCAGTTTAAAGCCGCAATGCATAAGCCAGACTTTTCAGCGTTCCACATGATCTGA
- a CDS encoding helix-turn-helix transcriptional regulator, with the protein MVNIISDPIDMSLDNTPAYDLCTFSGLLESIYKGLNETPLWQGFLCKLRTEMSANICFLILRNPNPGDAGLLLSDGLPPALSGSPNNVYSDGLYAIDPFANLPSDQVTTLEEFVPTEQLLRSEFYLRCMQPFDLLHILGVDMQLPGSLRVSLRITRCANARSFTAKDKEKITLLIPHLQQAIPLYARLQQMETERSLLDRTVSQLSLGTIILDDGRRVLHCNAVADRIITEKDGICSKDRQILITHSSEANHFRQLINNAIDAHKQSKPYIVQAMAISRKAGRLPLNIVVRSMPQVSQLDGQTVASVAIFISDPEYKSHTSAEILGQLYGLTPAESRLAMALADGHSLEDASNSLHISRNTARAHLRAIFAKTGVTQQTMLVSLLLKSVAAFLASSR; encoded by the coding sequence ATGGTGAATATAATAAGCGACCCTATCGACATGAGCTTAGACAACACCCCCGCATATGACTTATGCACCTTTAGCGGCCTTTTAGAGAGCATTTATAAAGGCTTAAACGAGACGCCACTGTGGCAGGGTTTTCTATGCAAATTACGTACGGAAATGAGCGCGAACATTTGTTTTCTTATCCTACGCAACCCCAACCCTGGGGATGCGGGCCTACTCCTGAGTGACGGCCTGCCGCCCGCGCTGTCGGGCAGCCCAAACAATGTCTACAGTGATGGACTGTATGCCATAGACCCTTTTGCAAACCTTCCCTCAGACCAAGTCACCACACTTGAAGAGTTTGTGCCGACCGAACAGCTTTTACGTAGCGAGTTTTATTTGCGCTGCATGCAACCTTTTGATTTATTACATATTCTAGGCGTAGACATGCAGCTCCCCGGCAGCTTGCGGGTGAGCCTACGCATAACTCGCTGCGCCAATGCACGCTCATTTACCGCAAAAGACAAAGAGAAAATTACATTACTGATTCCACATCTGCAGCAGGCAATACCCCTCTACGCCAGACTCCAGCAAATGGAAACCGAGAGGTCGCTTCTCGATCGTACCGTCTCCCAACTATCACTCGGTACGATCATTCTCGACGACGGCCGCCGCGTACTTCACTGCAACGCCGTCGCAGATCGCATTATCACGGAGAAAGACGGAATCTGCAGCAAAGACCGACAAATACTCATTACTCATAGCAGCGAAGCCAACCACTTTAGACAACTAATTAATAATGCAATTGACGCCCATAAACAAAGCAAACCCTACATCGTTCAAGCCATGGCCATTAGCCGTAAAGCTGGACGACTACCCTTAAATATAGTGGTTCGCTCAATGCCGCAAGTGAGTCAGCTTGACGGACAAACCGTGGCTTCGGTCGCTATTTTTATTAGTGACCCAGAATATAAATCTCACACTTCGGCGGAAATATTAGGTCAGCTTTACGGATTAACGCCAGCAGAATCGAGGCTCGCCATGGCCTTAGCAGATGGACATAGCCTAGAAGACGCCAGCAATAGTTTGCATATCAGCCGCAACACGGCCCGCGCCCATTTACGCGCAATCTTTGCCAAAACCGGTGTCACCCAACAAACCATGCTAGTTAGCTTACTATTGAAAAGCGTTGCGGCATTTCTGGCGTCGTCGCGTTAA
- a CDS encoding SDR family NAD(P)-dependent oxidoreductase produces the protein MDIEEQQVAVITGAASGIGLALVQVCAARTIRFVAADISLPRLESLSHDLLQRNIDHQIMVCDVSDPSQVKALADLAYSHYGRVNLLFNNAGIMINGLSWECGVAQWQTVMNVNFMGAVFGIHEFVPRMLAQASPAHIVNTSSLAGLLSSPMMGPYSASKHALVSLSETLLYDLQSQGADIGVSVLCPAQVASNIMDLIDADDNVLHKAGQLNDFLRDGIRDGMQPCDVAELVFDAIERGAFWIFTHPDFKSAYISKAQSMVNERNPCFEQVFCD, from the coding sequence ATGGACATAGAAGAGCAGCAGGTCGCTGTTATCACTGGCGCGGCCAGTGGAATCGGTTTGGCCTTAGTTCAAGTTTGTGCGGCTAGAACGATCCGTTTTGTTGCCGCAGATATTAGTCTGCCTAGGCTCGAGTCTCTGAGCCACGATTTGCTACAGCGCAATATTGACCATCAAATTATGGTTTGTGATGTCTCTGACCCTAGCCAAGTTAAAGCATTGGCCGATCTTGCCTATTCTCATTATGGCCGTGTAAACCTGTTGTTCAACAACGCGGGTATTATGATAAATGGTCTGAGTTGGGAGTGCGGCGTTGCGCAGTGGCAGACCGTAATGAACGTCAATTTCATGGGTGCGGTCTTTGGCATACATGAATTTGTGCCGCGAATGCTGGCGCAGGCATCGCCAGCGCATATTGTAAATACGTCATCGCTGGCGGGGTTGTTGAGCTCGCCAATGATGGGACCGTACAGTGCGAGTAAGCATGCGCTGGTGTCGTTGTCGGAAACTTTGCTTTATGACTTGCAGTCACAGGGCGCTGACATTGGTGTGTCGGTACTATGTCCTGCCCAGGTAGCCAGCAATATTATGGATCTCATTGATGCCGACGATAACGTTCTCCATAAAGCAGGGCAATTGAACGATTTTTTACGTGATGGCATTCGCGACGGTATGCAGCCATGTGATGTGGCAGAACTGGTTTTTGATGCCATTGAACGCGGCGCGTTTTGGATATTTACACATCCTGACTTTAAGTCTGCGTATATTTCTAAGGCCCAGTCCATGGTTAATGAGCGTAATCCGTGTTTTGAGCAAGTGTTTTGCGATTAG
- a CDS encoding alpha/beta hydrolase, which yields MMLAPEVKALLEFMNSQPQLPMADVTPALMREGVKAVAGKVEPVYQVVNTLIPIVARDNEPGRNDPLRARIYYPESTGANDAALLPAVLFFHGGGFVMCDLDSHDGMCRMLCNASKAVVISVDYRLAPEAQFPAAPEDAYRALLWLQQEAETLGIDVNAISVCGDSAGANLAAVLCLLARDRQGPLIQRQLLLYPVISPGCDTGSQHKFAKGYFLTREQMQWFWKNYLGTKANTNTPYVDLLVAEVANLPPAVIITAEYDPLCDEGRLYAEKLKAMGNAVEYRCVLGQIHGFCSFSDYIPQGREVLYSLFKS from the coding sequence ATGATGCTAGCCCCGGAAGTGAAAGCCCTATTAGAATTCATGAATAGTCAGCCTCAGTTACCTATGGCTGACGTCACGCCCGCATTGATGCGCGAAGGTGTGAAGGCGGTGGCTGGTAAAGTAGAGCCGGTATATCAAGTTGTGAATACTCTGATTCCAATCGTCGCCAGAGACAACGAGCCTGGCCGAAATGATCCGCTGCGAGCGCGGATATATTATCCGGAGAGTACTGGTGCAAATGACGCTGCATTATTGCCCGCGGTGTTGTTTTTTCACGGTGGCGGCTTCGTGATGTGTGATTTGGATAGTCACGACGGAATGTGCCGGATGTTGTGTAATGCCAGCAAAGCGGTAGTGATTTCGGTGGACTATCGTTTAGCACCAGAAGCGCAATTTCCTGCAGCCCCAGAAGATGCGTATCGCGCACTACTGTGGTTGCAACAAGAAGCGGAGACCTTAGGCATTGACGTAAATGCCATTTCAGTTTGCGGTGACAGTGCTGGGGCTAATCTCGCCGCCGTTTTGTGTTTGCTTGCTCGCGACCGACAGGGCCCGTTAATACAAAGGCAATTGTTACTGTATCCAGTAATATCGCCTGGTTGTGACACTGGCTCTCAGCACAAATTTGCTAAAGGCTACTTTTTGACTCGCGAACAAATGCAATGGTTCTGGAAAAATTACCTTGGTACTAAGGCAAACACAAATACACCATACGTCGATTTGCTGGTCGCAGAGGTAGCTAACCTGCCGCCCGCGGTGATTATTACCGCTGAGTACGACCCACTCTGCGACGAGGGGAGGCTTTATGCGGAAAAGCTTAAAGCCATGGGCAACGCGGTTGAGTATCGTTGTGTACTGGGCCAAATTCATGGGTTTTGTAGCTTTAGCGATTATATTCCCCAGGGGCGAGAAGTACTGTATAGCTTATTTAAATCTTGA
- a CDS encoding SRPBCC family protein, whose protein sequence is MGTTADEDLSIAKMQQEGLNSSGFQGFYLPHQERRVQHFHEVLNNYMNAD, encoded by the coding sequence TTGGGAACAACAGCAGACGAGGATTTGAGCATAGCCAAAATGCAACAAGAAGGCTTGAACTCGTCGGGCTTTCAGGGATTTTATTTACCCCACCAAGAACGCCGAGTGCAACACTTTCACGAAGTGTTAAATAACTATATGAATGCAGATTAA
- the lipA gene encoding lipoyl synthase encodes MSDSDIIPSVRIYSGEKFTTERGVRAIKDGIKATNQTQARLAKPDWLRVKIPGGDAYKKVASIVSENRLATVCEEAKCPNLQECWSAGTATIMLMGDVCTRACRFCAVNTGNPKGALDADEPERTARSVELMKLKYVVLTSVNRDDLADGGAGHYAACVKRVKELNPDTAVEALTPDFEGVLSDVEAVVDSGIEVFAQNIETVRRLTHPVRDPRAGYQQTLDVLAHAKRYKPEVLSKTSLMLGLGETDQEILETMDDLRRANVDILTLGQYLQPTVNHLPIARYVTPAEFENYRQLGLEKGFLEVVSGVMVRSSYRAEQVLQKNNVGLG; translated from the coding sequence ATGTCAGATAGCGATATTATACCGTCTGTACGAATCTACAGTGGTGAGAAATTCACCACCGAAAGAGGCGTTAGGGCGATTAAGGATGGTATTAAGGCGACTAATCAAACCCAAGCCCGGCTAGCAAAGCCTGATTGGCTGCGCGTTAAAATTCCGGGCGGCGATGCTTATAAAAAAGTGGCGTCAATTGTCTCCGAAAATAGACTCGCGACGGTTTGTGAAGAGGCAAAGTGCCCAAATTTGCAGGAGTGTTGGAGCGCGGGTACGGCAACCATTATGTTAATGGGCGATGTGTGTACACGAGCTTGCCGGTTTTGCGCAGTAAACACGGGTAACCCCAAAGGGGCTTTGGACGCTGATGAGCCGGAGCGCACGGCGCGATCCGTCGAGCTGATGAAGCTTAAATACGTGGTGCTGACATCGGTCAATCGCGATGATTTGGCTGACGGCGGTGCCGGTCACTACGCTGCCTGTGTTAAGCGGGTGAAAGAATTAAATCCCGATACTGCTGTTGAGGCCTTAACCCCAGATTTTGAAGGGGTATTAAGCGATGTTGAAGCGGTGGTTGATTCTGGGATCGAAGTGTTTGCACAGAATATTGAGACGGTAAGGCGCCTAACCCACCCGGTGCGTGATCCTCGAGCGGGCTATCAGCAAACCCTCGATGTCTTGGCACATGCTAAACGCTACAAGCCAGAAGTATTAAGCAAAACGAGCTTAATGCTTGGTCTGGGTGAAACCGACCAAGAAATCCTAGAGACAATGGATGATTTGCGAAGGGCTAATGTCGATATTTTGACGCTGGGTCAGTACTTGCAGCCAACGGTAAATCATTTGCCGATTGCACGCTATGTAACGCCTGCTGAGTTTGAAAATTACCGCCAATTAGGTTTGGAGAAGGGATTTTTAGAAGTGGTTTCTGGTGTTATGGTGCGCTCTAGTTACCGCGCTGAGCAGGTGCTGCAAAAGAATAATGTGGGACTTGGCTAA
- a CDS encoding ISL3 family transposase, producing the protein MSHAGRIIGIPGLEIERVVRRKGIEVWAKPVHRPPCKHCQGNGLRIKATYLRTVKHTRQGNQVMTLHLRVPKYHCQECKRYFRHSFTGIRPRYRASEAYRLEVFEAHDGGVTQRKLSRTHLISPATVERWYQHHINQKRSEGDRRYCPRVLGIDEHFFTRKKGYATTLTDLKNHKVFDVQLGRSELSLRRYLKALEGRERVQVVVMDLSETYRSIARRYFPNAAIVADRFHVVRLINQHFLSVWKQHDPEGRKNRGLISLMRRHQWNLRDEQHANLMQYLADYPVLQALYVAKQRLIRFVLLKTLTRKKASIKLPVFMRLLEELAESPLRALANTLRSWLKPIVAMWRFSKSNGITEGFHSKMEIISRRAYGFRNFENYRIRVLAHCGWDGIINRV; encoded by the coding sequence ATGTCCCACGCAGGAAGAATTATAGGCATACCTGGCCTTGAGATTGAACGGGTAGTTCGCAGGAAAGGGATCGAAGTCTGGGCAAAGCCTGTGCACAGGCCGCCTTGTAAGCATTGTCAGGGCAATGGCCTGAGGATTAAGGCCACGTATCTTAGGACGGTGAAACACACTCGTCAGGGGAATCAAGTGATGACCTTGCACCTTCGAGTACCCAAGTACCATTGTCAGGAGTGTAAACGTTATTTCCGTCATTCTTTCACGGGTATTCGGCCGCGTTACCGTGCTTCTGAAGCGTATCGGCTGGAAGTATTCGAGGCCCATGATGGCGGCGTGACCCAGCGCAAGCTCTCGCGAACCCACCTCATCAGCCCGGCGACCGTAGAGCGTTGGTATCAGCACCATATTAACCAGAAGCGTTCCGAGGGGGATCGCCGATATTGCCCCCGCGTCTTGGGGATTGATGAGCATTTCTTTACCCGTAAAAAGGGTTATGCGACTACGCTTACCGACCTCAAGAATCACAAAGTGTTTGATGTTCAACTAGGACGATCAGAATTGAGTTTGCGCCGCTATTTAAAGGCCCTTGAGGGACGAGAGCGCGTTCAGGTTGTGGTGATGGACCTCTCGGAAACGTACCGCAGCATTGCCCGCCGCTACTTTCCCAATGCCGCGATCGTGGCTGACCGATTCCATGTGGTCAGACTTATTAACCAGCACTTTTTAAGTGTCTGGAAGCAGCATGATCCTGAGGGCAGAAAGAACCGCGGTTTGATCAGTTTAATGCGCCGTCATCAGTGGAATTTGCGGGATGAGCAGCACGCCAACCTTATGCAGTATTTGGCTGATTACCCAGTGCTGCAAGCACTGTATGTAGCCAAACAACGGCTGATCCGGTTTGTGCTGCTCAAGACCCTGACGCGCAAGAAAGCCAGCATCAAGTTGCCGGTATTTATGAGATTGCTTGAAGAGCTCGCTGAGAGCCCGCTACGAGCGCTAGCTAACACATTGCGCTCATGGTTGAAGCCCATTGTGGCCATGTGGCGATTTAGTAAAAGTAACGGAATAACTGAGGGCTTCCACAGCAAGATGGAAATAATTTCAAGGCGAGCGTATGGTTTTAGAAACTTTGAAAATTACAGGATAAGAGTGCTAGCCCATTGTGGATGGGACGGGATTATAAACAGGGTTTAA
- a CDS encoding TA system antitoxin ParD family protein, with the protein MTKEILLDKNFIRESTSRAKVSGRSVVQQIEYDAKIGRIAIDNPDLSYAFIEKALLAKDEMERGEIAPYVRKSSKTPKLSDE; encoded by the coding sequence ATGACTAAAGAAATTCTACTAGACAAGAATTTTATTCGCGAGTCGACGAGTCGAGCAAAGGTAAGTGGTCGCAGCGTGGTACAGCAAATTGAATACGATGCCAAGATCGGCCGAATTGCCATTGATAACCCAGATCTAAGCTATGCATTTATTGAAAAAGCACTGCTAGCTAAAGATGAAATGGAGCGCGGTGAAATAGCGCCGTATGTTAGAAAAAGTAGCAAGACTCCCAAATTAAGTGATGAATGA
- a CDS encoding IS4 family transposase: protein MAHHNTVFSQLLKLVSRHEFENLAKQHHEGQKLRKMSRWSQFVALSLAQFSGRSSLRDIVSNLSAQAARLYHLGTGNVSRSTLSRVNESQPYTLYEALFHKLLSRCQGVAPKHGFRFGNKLYSLDSTTIDLCLSVFPWAKFRRAKGAVKVHIGLDHDGLLPSFVSISDGKKHDVTVGRVLEFPADSIVVMDRAYTDYTWFKALNDKGIFFVTRQKRNATYRIIERREVIKSKGLTCDQTILITGAKAKTCPIPLRRIGFRDAETGKHYVFLTNNFHLAAKTIADIYKSRWKIELFFKCIKQNLKIKSFVGTSKNAVMTQIWIAMCAYLLLAWIKFSSQIDRSLQQMIRLLQLNLFERRELLPLLRGDPPEPIDNNIHPQLCLM from the coding sequence TTGGCACATCATAACACGGTATTTTCTCAATTGTTAAAACTCGTATCGAGACATGAATTTGAGAATCTCGCCAAACAGCATCACGAGGGTCAAAAACTGCGCAAAATGTCGCGCTGGTCTCAGTTCGTCGCGCTGAGTTTGGCGCAATTTTCTGGCCGATCCAGCTTACGCGATATCGTCAGCAATCTGTCTGCCCAAGCGGCCAGGCTTTACCACCTCGGTACCGGTAATGTGTCGAGAAGCACTCTTTCCCGCGTGAATGAAAGTCAGCCCTATACGCTTTACGAAGCGCTGTTTCATAAACTGCTTTCTCGCTGCCAAGGCGTCGCGCCCAAACATGGATTTCGCTTTGGGAACAAACTGTATTCTCTCGATTCCACAACTATTGACCTGTGTCTTTCCGTGTTCCCTTGGGCAAAATTCCGTCGTGCCAAAGGAGCAGTAAAAGTGCATATTGGCCTAGATCATGACGGACTACTTCCCAGCTTTGTCAGCATTAGCGATGGCAAAAAGCACGATGTCACTGTCGGTCGCGTCCTTGAATTCCCTGCTGATAGCATTGTGGTAATGGATCGTGCCTATACCGATTACACATGGTTTAAGGCCCTGAATGACAAAGGAATATTTTTCGTTACTCGACAAAAACGTAATGCCACGTACCGTATTATCGAACGCCGCGAGGTCATTAAATCCAAAGGCCTGACATGTGATCAGACCATACTGATCACCGGGGCAAAGGCAAAGACTTGCCCAATTCCTTTGCGCCGGATCGGCTTCCGTGATGCTGAAACCGGCAAGCACTATGTGTTTCTGACCAACAACTTCCATCTTGCCGCCAAGACCATTGCTGATATCTACAAATCCCGCTGGAAAATTGAATTGTTCTTCAAATGCATCAAGCAAAACCTGAAAATCAAATCCTTTGTCGGCACGTCCAAGAACGCGGTCATGACCCAGATTTGGATTGCTATGTGCGCCTATCTACTGCTGGCTTGGATTAAGTTCAGTAGCCAAATTGATCGCAGCCTGCAGCAAATGATTCGCCTTTTGCAGCTCAATTTATTTGAGCGCAGAGAGTTGCTGCCTTTGCTAAGAGGTGATCCACCGGAGCCAATCGACAACAACATTCATCCGCAACTATGCTTGATGTGA
- a CDS encoding antitoxin Xre/MbcA/ParS toxin-binding domain-containing protein, with product MTANLSGKFLELQSNPDASGIVLPVIFEILAKWSFGVKDQMIILGLVEEQTLHSWREHPEKVEMTHDRIDRVSYILGIFKSLETLLPDPQIADSWLSTPNDNSFFNGAPPKSRLLTCAIADLAAVRNFLSSQEDR from the coding sequence GTGACAGCAAATCTTTCAGGTAAATTCCTAGAACTTCAATCTAACCCAGACGCCAGCGGTATTGTGCTGCCGGTCATATTTGAAATATTGGCTAAGTGGTCGTTCGGTGTAAAGGATCAAATGATTATTCTGGGGCTTGTCGAAGAGCAGACGCTGCATAGCTGGAGGGAGCACCCAGAAAAGGTTGAAATGACGCACGATCGTATAGACCGGGTCAGTTATATTCTGGGTATCTTTAAATCATTGGAAACCCTATTGCCCGATCCTCAAATCGCAGATAGCTGGCTAAGCACGCCGAATGACAATTCCTTTTTTAATGGAGCACCACCAAAATCTCGTTTGCTGACTTGCGCGATTGCCGACCTAGCGGCTGTGAGGAATTTTCTCAGCTCTCAAGAGGATCGGTAA
- a CDS encoding DUF1778 domain-containing protein: MKTKKSHARYVVRVNEDIHMLIRSAAELSGSSMSQLLIDAAVSRARKVIGQKTSIKLTLQGAEKMHAALENSPVTSDALLDAAKNYKDKNYSETHFSDDPEGQ; encoded by the coding sequence GTGAAAACTAAAAAGTCACATGCCCGGTATGTAGTCAGAGTGAACGAAGATATTCACATGTTGATTCGGTCTGCGGCGGAGCTGTCAGGTAGCAGTATGTCTCAGCTTCTCATAGACGCGGCGGTGTCGAGGGCGCGGAAGGTGATTGGGCAGAAAACGAGCATAAAGTTAACTTTGCAGGGTGCAGAGAAAATGCACGCGGCCCTTGAGAATTCGCCTGTTACTTCGGATGCACTGCTGGATGCAGCTAAAAACTATAAGGACAAAAATTATAGTGAGACTCACTTTTCGGATGATCCGGAGGGGCAATAA
- a CDS encoding TetR/AcrR family transcriptional regulator yields MRRQPKQQRSKLIVRDIVQAAREHLSEHGLDGFNTSAVANRTGVSVGTMYQYFENKEQLLDAVSLALAEEIKDQLDLVASSEMLSGFRDFSHVLISSVIFYVNSQPLLIRALLSSDGERRLSIAADKIEGHFTDLFRSYALQHHAELPNTNLPSAVFVVFTSILAVALRMQLVRKPGIDHEAVTSMLVESALATVFGSSYTAP; encoded by the coding sequence ATGCGCCGCCAGCCGAAACAACAGCGATCGAAATTGATTGTTAGGGATATTGTGCAAGCCGCCCGAGAACATTTAAGCGAGCACGGACTTGACGGCTTCAACACCTCAGCCGTGGCCAACCGCACAGGGGTGAGCGTCGGGACGATGTACCAGTATTTTGAGAATAAAGAGCAGCTACTAGATGCTGTATCACTCGCCTTAGCAGAAGAGATTAAAGATCAACTTGACTTAGTGGCGAGCAGTGAAATGCTGAGCGGGTTTAGAGACTTTAGTCACGTCCTTATCTCCAGCGTTATTTTTTACGTCAATTCACAACCACTTCTTATACGTGCACTGCTAAGCTCCGATGGCGAGCGACGCCTGAGCATTGCCGCCGATAAAATAGAAGGGCATTTCACCGATTTATTTAGGAGCTATGCGCTTCAGCACCATGCAGAACTTCCCAACACCAACTTACCCTCTGCTGTATTCGTGGTGTTCACATCAATCCTTGCAGTTGCACTTAGAATGCAACTAGTGAGAAAACCTGGAATAGACCACGAAGCAGTAACATCAATGCTTGTCGAATCAGCGCTCGCCACCGTATTTGGCTCAAGCTATACAGCGCCATGA